One window of Thioflexithrix psekupsensis genomic DNA carries:
- a CDS encoding IS1 family transposase, giving the protein MKCPRYQSQAIVKNGSINSGKQKYACKDRGRQFVENPQNTNQPIPQMMVELIDN; this is encoded by the coding sequence ATGAAATGTCCCCGTTACCAATCTCAAGCGATTGTAAAGAATGGAAGTATTAATAGTGGAAAGCAAAAATATGCCTGTAAAGATCGCGGTCGTCAGTTTGTGGAAAATCCGCAGAACACCAATCAGCCTATTCCTCAAATGATGGTAGAACTGATTGATAATTAG
- a CDS encoding calcium-translocating P-type ATPase, PMCA-type: MKFSFEGLTPSQVQSSREIHGSNGIAAHDTESFMDKLMENLKDPIIIILLVALLITVVLWVFGYAEWYESVGIGLAVVLATWVAAWSEYSNEQSFQRLLAEASQIRVKVFREGQLVEILIDELVVGDYILLQPGDTVPVDGIVVAGHAEFDEAALTGESEPVKRKALPENTPPEQADEHHKVYRASLVTDGEIVMHTTAVGEKTQYGQTMKAIVSAEDRLSPLQVKLSVLGQQIAKFGYFGATFIFLAFIFNKIALQSDMNVYFAQSVGVIISDFVTAAILAIIVIVVAVPEGLPMMIAMVLALNMKKLLREKVLVRKLLGIETAGSLNILFTDKTGTLTQGSLSVSQFVAGSGQPFEQLNDIPEKVRSMVAFALRNNTSAVIDTSDPKHPKFVGADRTEQALLRFVTPYLAQDDGIKVVDMIQFSSARKFSATQVTGASALTLVKGAPEVVLKNCTHYLDAEGNTQALTDQAHLQTAMEGLSNRAMRLLAIAVTETPINEDQHLPERLTLLGIFAMRDELRTTSYQSVKSAKEAGIHVIMITGDAKATAQAIARDVGLLEDDSKATILTSSELAELSDEQVKAILPHLYVVARAFPTDKSRLVRLAKSLGLVVGMTGDGVNDAPAVKNADVGFAMGSGTEMTKEASDIVILDDNFSSLIKSVLYGRTLFKSIRKFLIFQLTVNISAITVAFLGPFFGFDLPLTMTQLLWLNIIMDTFAGLAFAGEAALQRYLKENPIPRDEPLISKDMWSSILLNGFVVAAVSILFLTSDFTQHWFSGGYEVGSPEAQAKFLTAFFAFFVFVHIFNTFNARTEGLNLFAHFFENRLFSIIMPSIMLIQVIFITYGGEILRTVGLSVEEWLYVLAMALVLVPVDLARKLIRNMLFGNPVQQ; this comes from the coding sequence ATGAAATTTAGCTTTGAAGGGCTAACTCCTTCGCAGGTGCAAAGCAGTCGAGAAATCCACGGCAGTAATGGTATTGCCGCTCATGATACCGAGAGCTTTATGGATAAGCTCATGGAAAATTTGAAAGACCCCATCATTATTATTTTGTTGGTGGCTTTGCTTATTACCGTGGTGTTGTGGGTTTTTGGTTATGCGGAATGGTACGAAAGTGTGGGAATTGGTTTGGCGGTTGTGCTGGCGACTTGGGTGGCAGCATGGTCTGAATACAGTAATGAACAGTCTTTTCAACGTTTACTGGCCGAAGCCTCGCAAATTCGCGTTAAAGTGTTTCGTGAAGGACAGTTAGTTGAGATTTTAATTGATGAATTGGTTGTTGGTGATTATATTTTACTGCAACCCGGTGACACCGTGCCTGTCGATGGTATTGTCGTAGCAGGTCATGCTGAATTTGACGAAGCCGCTTTAACCGGCGAATCTGAACCCGTAAAACGTAAAGCCCTCCCCGAAAATACCCCCCCAGAACAAGCCGATGAACACCATAAAGTCTACCGCGCCAGTTTGGTGACTGATGGTGAAATTGTCATGCACACCACCGCCGTAGGGGAAAAAACCCAATACGGCCAAACCATGAAAGCCATTGTTTCGGCTGAAGATCGTTTGTCTCCATTACAAGTTAAGTTATCTGTATTGGGACAGCAAATTGCAAAATTTGGCTATTTTGGCGCAACTTTCATCTTTTTAGCGTTTATTTTCAATAAAATTGCGTTGCAAAGTGACATGAATGTTTATTTTGCGCAAAGTGTGGGTGTCATCATCTCTGATTTTGTCACCGCAGCGATTTTGGCGATTATTGTGATTGTGGTGGCTGTGCCAGAAGGCCTGCCCATGATGATTGCAATGGTGTTGGCCTTGAATATGAAAAAATTGTTACGCGAAAAAGTGTTAGTGCGAAAATTATTAGGGATTGAAACCGCAGGCAGTTTAAATATTTTATTCACCGATAAAACGGGAACTTTAACGCAAGGCAGTTTGTCAGTCAGCCAATTTGTGGCAGGTTCTGGCCAGCCTTTTGAACAACTTAATGATATTCCTGAAAAAGTTAGAAGTATGGTGGCATTTGCCCTGCGCAATAACACCAGTGCCGTGATTGATACCAGCGATCCCAAGCACCCCAAATTCGTCGGCGCAGATCGGACAGAACAGGCTTTATTGCGTTTTGTCACGCCTTATTTGGCGCAAGATGATGGCATTAAAGTGGTGGATATGATCCAATTTAGCAGTGCGCGTAAATTCTCGGCCACGCAAGTCACGGGAGCATCGGCTTTGACTTTGGTGAAAGGCGCGCCTGAAGTGGTATTGAAAAATTGTACGCATTATTTGGATGCCGAAGGCAACACTCAAGCCTTAACCGATCAAGCCCACTTGCAAACCGCTATGGAAGGCTTGTCTAATCGCGCCATGCGTTTATTGGCGATTGCGGTGACAGAAACGCCCATCAATGAAGATCAACATTTGCCTGAGCGTTTGACCTTGTTGGGTATTTTTGCGATGCGTGATGAATTACGCACAACGTCTTATCAATCTGTTAAATCCGCCAAGGAAGCAGGCATTCACGTGATTATGATCACAGGCGATGCCAAAGCCACCGCACAAGCGATTGCGCGAGATGTGGGCTTGTTGGAGGATGACAGTAAAGCCACTATTTTGACTTCGTCTGAATTGGCTGAACTCAGTGATGAGCAAGTGAAGGCGATTTTACCGCATTTATACGTGGTGGCGCGGGCATTTCCTACCGATAAAAGCCGTTTGGTGCGTTTAGCCAAGTCCTTGGGATTGGTGGTTGGAATGACGGGCGACGGGGTGAATGACGCGCCTGCGGTGAAAAATGCGGACGTGGGTTTTGCGATGGGCAGCGGCACGGAAATGACCAAAGAAGCCAGTGACATTGTGATTTTAGATGATAATTTCTCATCGTTGATCAAATCGGTGTTGTACGGTAGAACCTTGTTTAAATCGATTCGGAAATTCTTAATTTTCCAATTAACCGTGAATATTTCTGCCATTACCGTGGCGTTTTTGGGGCCATTTTTTGGTTTCGATTTACCATTAACCATGACGCAATTATTGTGGTTAAATATTATTATGGATACGTTTGCGGGTCTTGCGTTTGCGGGAGAAGCTGCGTTACAACGTTATTTGAAAGAAAACCCCATTCCTCGTGACGAGCCTTTGATCAGTAAGGACATGTGGTCATCGATTTTGCTCAATGGCTTTGTGGTGGCGGCGGTGAGTATTTTGTTTTTGACCAGCGATTTTACGCAACACTGGTTCTCTGGTGGATATGAGGTGGGCAGTCCTGAAGCACAGGCGAAATTCTTAACAGCGTTTTTTGCGTTTTTTGTGTTTGTTCATATCTTTAATACTTTTAATGCGCGCACAGAAGGGTTAAATCTTTTTGCGCATTTCTTTGAGAATCGCCTGTTTTCTATCATTATGCCTTCGATTATGTTGATACAGGTTATTTTCATTACCTATGGCGGCGAGATTTTACGCACAGTGGGATTAAGTGTTGAAGAGTGGTTATATGTGTTGGCGATGGCTTTGGTGCTAGTTCCTGTCGATTTGGCACGCAAACTGATTCGCAATATGCTATTTGGTAATCCCGTGCAGCAATAA
- the soxB gene encoding thiosulfohydrolase SoxB, which yields MSLNRRQFLQLMAIASMAGLLPQRGRAESVFERLYDIPNFGDIRLLHITDTHAQLLPVYFREPHVNLGIGSMLGHPPHLVGEALLKHFNIPSDNVHARHALTYLDFAKRAEEYGKVGGFAHLATLIKQLRGQYGTEKTLLLDGGDTWQGSGTAYWTRGQDMVEACNLLGVDVMTGHWEFTYLAEEVLANIAAFKGDFVAQNVRVKEEALFEGAPAYDEHSGHAFKPYTVKALGGVNVAIIGQAFPYTPIANPSRFIPDWTFGIRVAEMQELVNEVRAKEQPDVVVVISHNGMDVDLKMAADVTGIDVILGGHTHDGVPQPSVVKNAQGNTLVCNAGSNGKFVGVLDFAVKEGKVVEYRYHLLPVFSNLLAADPEMQAYIEQVRTPYLTQLTEELAVAEQLLYRRGNFNGTFDQVICDALRIQLDAQIALSPGFRWGTSILPGQTITMENVLDQTCITYPETYVREMSGEEIKTILEDVCDNLFNTDPYLQQGGDMVRVGGLNYVCDPTARMGQRILELALDDGKALDLKKMYKVAGWATVGSQAPGAPIWEVVANHLRDVKSVKIDRYNAPKLINVDNNPGIADY from the coding sequence ATGTCTTTAAATCGTCGTCAATTCCTTCAACTGATGGCTATTGCCAGCATGGCCGGGTTACTGCCTCAGCGTGGTCGTGCTGAATCTGTTTTTGAACGTCTTTATGACATTCCTAATTTTGGTGATATTCGCTTATTGCATATTACTGATACTCACGCCCAATTGCTGCCCGTTTATTTCCGCGAACCGCACGTGAATTTAGGCATTGGCAGTATGTTGGGACACCCGCCGCATTTGGTAGGGGAAGCCTTACTGAAACATTTTAATATCCCCTCTGATAATGTCCACGCTCGTCATGCTTTGACTTACTTGGATTTTGCCAAGCGTGCCGAAGAATATGGTAAAGTCGGTGGATTTGCTCATTTAGCCACGTTAATCAAACAATTACGTGGTCAATACGGCACTGAAAAAACTTTATTATTGGACGGTGGTGATACATGGCAAGGCTCAGGCACGGCCTATTGGACACGTGGCCAAGATATGGTTGAAGCCTGTAATCTGCTGGGTGTGGATGTGATGACCGGCCATTGGGAATTTACGTATTTGGCTGAAGAGGTTTTGGCGAATATTGCCGCTTTTAAAGGTGATTTTGTGGCGCAAAATGTACGGGTTAAAGAAGAAGCCTTATTTGAAGGCGCACCCGCCTACGATGAACACAGCGGCCATGCGTTTAAACCTTATACGGTGAAAGCCTTAGGTGGTGTGAATGTGGCCATTATCGGCCAAGCGTTCCCTTATACGCCTATTGCCAATCCGTCGCGTTTTATTCCGGATTGGACTTTTGGTATTCGCGTAGCGGAGATGCAGGAGTTGGTCAACGAAGTCCGCGCCAAAGAACAACCCGATGTTGTCGTGGTCATTTCTCACAACGGCATGGACGTTGATTTGAAAATGGCCGCCGATGTCACCGGCATTGATGTGATTTTAGGTGGACACACCCATGACGGCGTACCACAACCCAGTGTGGTGAAAAATGCCCAAGGCAATACTTTGGTGTGTAATGCAGGCTCTAATGGAAAATTCGTGGGTGTGTTAGATTTTGCGGTTAAAGAGGGTAAAGTGGTGGAATATCGCTATCATTTATTGCCTGTTTTTTCTAATTTGTTAGCGGCCGATCCAGAAATGCAGGCCTATATTGAACAAGTGCGTACGCCTTATTTAACGCAATTAACCGAAGAATTGGCCGTGGCTGAACAATTATTGTATCGGCGCGGTAATTTTAACGGCACCTTTGATCAAGTGATCTGCGATGCGTTACGCATTCAATTAGATGCGCAAATTGCCTTATCACCGGGTTTTCGTTGGGGAACGTCGATTTTACCGGGTCAAACCATTACGATGGAAAATGTGTTAGATCAAACATGTATCACTTATCCTGAAACCTATGTGCGGGAAATGAGTGGTGAGGAGATTAAGACTATTTTAGAAGACGTGTGCGATAATTTATTTAATACCGATCCCTATTTGCAACAAGGAGGCGATATGGTTCGGGTTGGTGGTTTGAATTATGTCTGTGATCCCACAGCGCGTATGGGACAGCGTATTTTAGAATTGGCTTTAGACGATGGGAAAGCCTTAGATTTAAAGAAAATGTACAAGGTCGCAGGCTGGGCAACCGTGGGCAGTCAGGCACCCGGTGCGCCAATTTGGGAGGTGGTCGCCAATCATTTGCGTGATGTGAAAAGTGTCAAAATTGACCGCTACAACGCGCCCAAATTGATCAATGTCGATAATAATCCCGGTATTGCTGATTATTAA
- the rplA gene encoding 50S ribosomal protein L1, whose translation MAKLSKRAKAIREKLQPGRAYGFDEAVELLKSLPPAKFLESVDVSVNLGVDPRKSDQVVRGSTVLPNGTGKSVRVAVFAQGSNADAALAAGADIVGFEDLAAQIKGGMMDFDVVIASPDAMRVVGQLGQILGPRGLMPNPKVGTVAADVAGAVRNAKAGQVRYRTDKAGIIHCTIGKLNFDGEALKGNLQALLADLNKAKPSTSKGVYMRRVTISTTMGPGLAIDQSSL comes from the coding sequence ATGGCTAAATTATCTAAACGCGCTAAAGCTATCCGCGAAAAATTGCAACCCGGCCGTGCTTACGGCTTTGATGAAGCGGTGGAATTGTTAAAATCATTGCCGCCTGCTAAATTTTTAGAATCCGTTGATGTCAGTGTCAATTTAGGCGTTGATCCCCGTAAATCCGATCAAGTGGTGCGCGGCTCGACCGTTTTACCCAATGGTACGGGTAAAAGTGTACGGGTGGCCGTATTTGCGCAAGGTTCAAATGCGGATGCGGCATTGGCTGCGGGTGCGGACATTGTGGGTTTTGAAGATTTAGCGGCGCAAATTAAAGGCGGCATGATGGATTTTGACGTGGTGATTGCGTCTCCCGATGCCATGCGTGTTGTGGGACAATTAGGGCAAATTTTAGGCCCCCGCGGTTTAATGCCTAACCCTAAAGTAGGCACAGTCGCCGCTGATGTGGCCGGTGCCGTACGCAACGCCAAAGCCGGTCAAGTACGTTATCGGACGGATAAAGCAGGGATTATTCACTGCACCATCGGTAAGTTGAATTTTGACGGCGAAGCGTTAAAAGGCAATTTACAAGCCTTATTGGCTGACCTGAATAAGGCCAAACCCAGCACGTCAAAAGGGGTTTATATGCGCCGCGTGACCATTTCTACCACGATGGGACCAGGCTTGGCTATTGATCAAAGCTCGTTATAA
- the rplK gene encoding 50S ribosomal protein L11 gives MAKKVQAYVKLQVKAGQANPSPPIGPALGQQGLNIMEFCKQFNAQTQGFELGMPIPVIITAYSDRSFTFVLKTPPASFLLKKAAGIKSGSKRPHTDKVGKVTRTQLEEIAKTKMPDLTAASMDAAVRTIAGSARSMGIEVEGL, from the coding sequence GTGGCTAAAAAAGTCCAAGCCTATGTCAAACTGCAAGTGAAAGCAGGTCAAGCCAATCCCAGCCCACCTATTGGCCCTGCTTTGGGTCAACAAGGGTTAAACATTATGGAATTTTGCAAACAATTCAACGCCCAAACGCAAGGTTTTGAATTGGGAATGCCGATTCCTGTGATTATTACCGCTTATAGCGACCGTAGTTTCACTTTTGTGTTAAAAACACCGCCGGCCTCTTTCTTATTGAAAAAAGCAGCGGGTATCAAGAGTGGCAGCAAGCGTCCCCATACCGATAAAGTCGGCAAAGTGACCCGCACACAACTCGAAGAAATCGCTAAAACTAAAATGCCCGATTTGACCGCAGCCAGTATGGACGCTGCTGTGCGTACCATTGCCGGCAGTGCGCGTAGTATGGGCATCGAAGTGGAGGGCTTGTAA
- the nusG gene encoding transcription termination/antitermination protein NusG, with protein MRWYVVHAYSGFEKSVMRSLLDRVKRSGLEHLFGEILVPTEEVVEMRDGQKRKSERKLYPGYVLVQMEMNGDSWHLIKDTPKVIGFIGGTQEKPAPISEKEADAILQRMQEGTEKPRPKVLFEVGEVVRVTDGPFNDFKGSVEDVNYEKNRLRVAVSIFGRSTPVELEFGQVEKE; from the coding sequence ATGCGTTGGTATGTGGTACATGCGTACTCTGGATTTGAAAAATCAGTCATGCGCTCATTATTGGATCGGGTTAAGCGCAGCGGTTTGGAGCATTTGTTTGGCGAAATTCTCGTTCCCACAGAAGAAGTGGTCGAAATGCGCGACGGACAAAAGCGCAAAAGTGAACGCAAATTGTACCCCGGCTATGTGCTGGTGCAAATGGAAATGAACGGTGACTCGTGGCATTTGATTAAAGACACGCCCAAAGTCATTGGTTTCATCGGCGGCACACAAGAAAAACCCGCCCCAATCTCCGAAAAAGAAGCCGATGCCATTTTGCAGCGAATGCAGGAAGGCACGGAAAAACCCCGTCCTAAAGTTTTATTTGAAGTCGGCGAAGTGGTCAGAGTCACTGATGGCCCTTTCAACGATTTTAAAGGCAGTGTTGAAGACGTTAATTACGAAAAAAATCGCTTGCGGGTTGCTGTGTCCATTTTTGGGCGTTCTACTCCCGTAGAATTGGAATTCGGCCAAGTCGAAAAAGAGTAG
- the secE gene encoding preprotein translocase subunit SecE: MNTKMDAPSSERQQQDIPKWIAVAALIAVGVVSFYYFAEHSLLLRVVFLLSVIGVSVFIALKTEKGRNVRDFLHETHLEVRKVVWPSRQETLQTTGIVLLMVFVVAIFVWLLDSLLLWLVRLITG; this comes from the coding sequence ATGAATACCAAGATGGACGCGCCAAGCTCCGAACGGCAACAGCAAGATATACCAAAATGGATCGCTGTCGCTGCTTTGATAGCGGTGGGCGTGGTGAGTTTTTACTACTTTGCCGAACATTCCCTGTTGTTGCGTGTCGTATTTTTGTTGAGCGTGATCGGTGTTTCAGTGTTTATTGCGCTGAAAACTGAAAAAGGTCGCAATGTACGAGATTTTTTACACGAAACCCATCTGGAAGTGCGCAAGGTGGTGTGGCCGAGTCGTCAAGAAACGTTGCAAACCACGGGTATTGTTTTGTTAATGGTGTTTGTGGTGGCGATATTTGTTTGGTTGCTTGACAGTCTGTTGTTGTGGCTGGTTCGGCTGATCACAGGCTAA
- the tuf gene encoding elongation factor Tu, translating to MGHVDHGKTTLTAALTKCMAEKYGGEFKAYDQIDNAPEERARGITIATAHVEYESENRHYAHVDCPGHADYVKNMITGAAQMDGAILVVSAADGPMPQTREHILLARQVGVPFIVVFMNKADMVDDAELLELVEMEVRELLDSYQFPGDDTPVIVGSALKALEGDQSDIGVPAIYKLVDALDSYIPDPVRHVDQAFLMPIEDVFSISGRGTVVTGRVERGRIKVGEEIEIVGIKNTVKTTCTGVEMFRKLLDEGVAGDNVGILLRGTKRDDVERGQVLAKPGSIKPHTMFEAEVYVLSKEEGGRHTPFFNGYRPQFYFRTTDVTGAVDLPEGIEMVMPGDNVKVTVKLINPIAMEEGLRFAIREGGRTVGAGVVAKIKE from the coding sequence ATCGGCCACGTTGACCACGGCAAAACCACTTTAACTGCTGCACTGACCAAGTGTATGGCAGAAAAGTATGGTGGTGAATTTAAGGCGTACGATCAAATCGATAACGCCCCCGAAGAGCGCGCACGTGGTATCACTATCGCCACCGCGCACGTCGAATACGAATCTGAAAATCGCCACTACGCGCACGTTGACTGCCCCGGTCACGCTGACTATGTGAAGAACATGATTACCGGTGCGGCGCAGATGGACGGTGCGATTCTCGTGGTGTCCGCTGCCGATGGTCCAATGCCGCAAACTCGTGAGCATATCCTGTTGGCGCGCCAAGTCGGTGTGCCATTCATCGTGGTGTTCATGAACAAAGCTGACATGGTGGACGATGCCGAATTGTTAGAATTGGTGGAAATGGAAGTGCGCGAATTGTTAGACAGCTATCAATTCCCCGGCGATGACACTCCCGTTATCGTGGGGTCTGCACTGAAAGCCTTAGAAGGCGACCAAAGTGACATCGGCGTGCCTGCTATCTATAAATTGGTTGATGCCTTAGACAGCTATATCCCAGACCCCGTGCGTCACGTGGATCAAGCTTTCTTGATGCCGATTGAAGACGTATTTTCTATTTCAGGTCGCGGAACAGTAGTAACTGGACGCGTAGAACGCGGACGTATTAAAGTCGGCGAAGAAATTGAAATCGTGGGCATCAAAAACACGGTTAAAACCACCTGTACTGGGGTGGAAATGTTCCGTAAACTGTTAGACGAAGGGGTAGCAGGGGACAACGTTGGTATTTTATTACGTGGTACAAAGCGTGATGACGTAGAGCGTGGTCAAGTATTGGCTAAACCCGGTTCTATCAAACCACACACAATGTTTGAAGCCGAAGTGTACGTATTAAGCAAAGAAGAAGGTGGTCGTCATACTCCATTCTTCAATGGCTACCGTCCACAGTTCTACTTCCGTACCACTGATGTCACCGGTGCGGTTGATTTACCAGAAGGCATTGAGATGGTCATGCCCGGTGACAACGTTAAAGTCACTGTAAAACTGATTAACCCCATTGCGATGGAAGAAGGCTTGCGCTTTGCGATTCGTGAAGGCGGTCGTACTGTCGGCGCGGGTGTTGTGGCTAAGATTAAAGAGTAA
- a CDS encoding arginyltransferase, with amino-acid sequence MNQHTQFTLYATPPHHCSYFPEREATTIFVDPDFPRDKTLYTTLSRHGFRRSGEHLYRPHCQTCELCIPVRVPVRRFSPNRTQKRVWRANQDLNITAHTGELKQEHFDLYCHYLDARHKGGGMDNPSVASCRQFLMSDWANTVFYEFRLHEQLLAVGVVDVLNDGLSAVYTFFDPQHSKRSLGVYVVLWEIAHATSSHLDWLYLGYWIEGCRKMSYKIQYQPLEYYRLGRWQRDEGQLENINKI; translated from the coding sequence ATGAACCAACACACTCAATTTACCCTTTATGCTACACCACCGCATCATTGTAGTTATTTTCCTGAACGCGAAGCGACGACTATCTTTGTTGATCCGGATTTTCCGCGGGATAAAACGTTGTATACCACTCTGTCGCGGCATGGTTTTCGACGCAGTGGCGAGCATTTGTATCGTCCGCATTGTCAGACGTGCGAATTATGTATTCCTGTGCGTGTTCCCGTGCGCCGATTTTCCCCTAATCGCACCCAAAAACGAGTTTGGCGTGCCAACCAAGATTTAAATATTACGGCACACACGGGCGAATTAAAACAAGAACATTTCGATTTATATTGTCACTATCTCGATGCGCGCCACAAAGGCGGCGGTATGGATAATCCCAGTGTGGCCAGTTGTCGGCAATTCCTAATGAGTGATTGGGCAAATACGGTTTTTTACGAATTTCGTTTACATGAGCAGTTGCTGGCGGTGGGAGTGGTTGATGTGCTGAATGACGGACTTTCCGCGGTGTATACTTTTTTCGACCCGCAACACAGCAAGCGCAGTTTAGGCGTTTACGTGGTTTTGTGGGAAATCGCACACGCCACATCTTCCCATTTAGACTGGCTCTATTTGGGCTATTGGATTGAGGGCTGTCGAAAAATGAGCTATAAAATTCAATATCAACCCCTAGAATATTATCGACTCGGCCGCTGGCAACGCGATGAAGGACAGTTAGAAAATATAAATAAAATCTAA
- the aat gene encoding leucyl/phenylalanyl-tRNA--protein transferase, whose protein sequence is MRRPYWIPHNAGPYDFPKVETALDYPDGLLAVGGDLSISRLMVAYRRGIFPWYSDDQPILWWAPSQRMVMFPEELQVSRSLRKTIRKQAFQLTIDQNFRQVMSECAAPRGEDHSGTWITPEMLEAYCRLNEYDFAHSVEAWQDGRLVGGLYGVALGKVFFGESMFSRVTDASKVAYVHLVWQLWRWGYELIDCQVHTKHLESLGASLVPRADYCRLLDYLCDIKSYTGVWQFDPDLLEHGAP, encoded by the coding sequence ATGCGCCGCCCTTATTGGATACCGCACAATGCGGGGCCTTATGATTTCCCGAAAGTAGAAACGGCTCTTGATTATCCAGATGGTCTGTTGGCCGTGGGGGGTGATCTGTCAATAAGTCGCTTAATGGTCGCTTATCGACGGGGAATTTTCCCTTGGTACAGCGATGATCAACCCATTTTGTGGTGGGCTCCCAGTCAGCGTATGGTCATGTTTCCCGAAGAATTGCAGGTGTCGCGTAGTTTACGTAAAACTATCCGCAAGCAAGCGTTTCAACTGACCATTGATCAGAATTTCCGTCAAGTAATGAGCGAATGTGCGGCTCCGCGGGGTGAGGATCATTCTGGAACATGGATTACGCCTGAAATGTTAGAGGCCTATTGTCGCTTAAACGAATACGATTTTGCCCACTCCGTTGAAGCGTGGCAAGATGGGCGACTGGTGGGCGGCTTGTATGGCGTGGCACTTGGAAAGGTGTTTTTTGGCGAATCGATGTTTAGTCGAGTGACGGATGCGTCCAAAGTGGCTTATGTGCATTTGGTGTGGCAATTGTGGCGTTGGGGTTATGAACTGATTGATTGTCAAGTGCATACGAAACATTTGGAAAGTCTGGGCGCGTCTTTGGTTCCTCGGGCTGATTATTGTCGTTTACTGGATTATTTGTGTGACATAAAAAGTTACACGGGCGTTTGGCAATTTGATCCCGACCTATTGGAGCATGGCGCACCATGA
- the rsmA gene encoding 16S rRNA (adenine(1518)-N(6)/adenine(1519)-N(6))-dimethyltransferase RsmA: MKTHFPRKRFGQHFLHDPTVIQRIIQLLNVDSHSTLIEIGPGRGALTLPLLQRGVCLHAIELDRDLIDYLSQLLNSFIPTQLTLHAADALQFDFSIFPVEKPLHIIGNLPYNISTPLLFHLLRFVPQIESMTFMLQKEVVDRMAASSGESDYGRLSVMTQYYCRVEKRFDVGAGAFHPPPKVESSIVQLYPYQEFPIHVQDMNALHKIVAASFSQRRKTLRNTLKTLLSSEHIEALGIDPQSRAETLSLSQFVQLANQLTLTGQA, translated from the coding sequence ATGAAAACGCATTTCCCTCGCAAACGTTTTGGGCAACATTTTCTACACGATCCCACGGTTATTCAACGTATTATTCAATTATTGAATGTCGATTCCCATTCGACTCTTATCGAAATTGGCCCCGGACGTGGTGCCTTGACTTTGCCCTTACTTCAACGCGGAGTATGTCTGCATGCCATTGAATTAGATAGAGATTTAATAGATTATCTTAGCCAATTGCTTAACTCTTTTATACCTACACAATTGACACTTCATGCTGCGGATGCTTTACAATTTGATTTTAGTATTTTTCCTGTAGAAAAACCGCTGCACATTATTGGAAATTTACCGTATAATATTTCTACTCCTTTATTGTTTCATTTACTTCGTTTTGTCCCACAAATTGAATCGATGACATTCATGTTGCAAAAAGAAGTCGTGGATCGCATGGCCGCATCTTCTGGTGAATCTGATTATGGAAGATTATCCGTTATGACCCAATATTATTGTCGGGTAGAAAAACGTTTTGATGTCGGTGCGGGCGCGTTTCATCCTCCGCCCAAAGTGGAGTCCAGCATTGTGCAACTCTATCCTTATCAAGAATTTCCTATTCACGTTCAAGATATGAATGCGTTACATAAAATAGTCGCCGCTAGTTTTTCTCAACGGCGCAAAACGTTGCGCAATACTTTAAAAACATTATTATCCAGCGAACACATCGAAGCATTAGGCATTGACCCGCAAAGTCGCGCCGAAACCTTGAGCCTTTCTCAATTTGTTCAATTAGCCAACCAATTAACACTGACTGGTCAAGCATAA